One genomic region from Ralstonia pseudosolanacearum encodes:
- a CDS encoding flagellar brake protein produces the protein MIELQPLDIPLAAPLPWPMLEPDGQLLVPKGDVIHSAEEIDLLFTLHRPHRRMDVATPSSADFAHSQFPQPLFPDMDDAPADERSIALERLGVRPGGVLTVRLTAGAGQSKGSARVIGYSPQRHLLITVPTDNGRSLMPVKDELVEIHSFSGEGIASFECTVMAVCRLPFEYAVLSPPRRIKRRPLRKSLRIRANVVGKMLVSGEPPRMIHISDLSTTGASFRSAHRLEVSGAPARLRFRVKTRDYHSELVAPALIRSEKPAGDLPNVYQYGVEFLELAAAQKMLLQCFIYEQLLWGGQRIV, from the coding sequence ATGATCGAACTCCAACCTCTCGACATCCCCCTTGCCGCCCCCCTGCCCTGGCCCATGCTGGAGCCGGACGGGCAACTGCTCGTCCCCAAGGGCGACGTGATCCACTCGGCCGAAGAAATCGACCTGCTGTTCACGCTGCACCGGCCGCACCGGCGCATGGACGTGGCGACGCCGTCTTCGGCCGATTTCGCCCACTCGCAGTTTCCCCAGCCCCTGTTCCCGGACATGGACGACGCCCCGGCGGACGAACGCTCGATCGCCCTGGAGCGGCTGGGCGTGCGCCCCGGCGGCGTGCTGACGGTGCGCCTGACGGCGGGCGCCGGCCAGAGCAAGGGCAGCGCCCGCGTGATCGGCTACAGCCCGCAGCGCCACCTGCTCATCACCGTGCCCACCGACAACGGCCGCTCCCTGATGCCGGTGAAGGACGAACTGGTGGAGATCCATTCCTTCTCGGGCGAAGGTATCGCCAGCTTCGAATGCACGGTGATGGCGGTCTGCCGCCTGCCGTTCGAATACGCGGTGCTGTCGCCGCCGCGGCGCATCAAGCGCCGTCCGCTGCGCAAATCGCTGCGCATCCGCGCCAACGTGGTCGGCAAGATGCTGGTCAGCGGGGAGCCGCCGCGCATGATCCATATCTCCGACCTCAGCACCACCGGGGCGTCGTTCCGCTCGGCGCATCGGCTGGAGGTGAGCGGCGCGCCGGCCCGCCTGCGCTTCCGCGTCAAGACGCGCGACTACCACTCCGAGCTGGTGGCCCCCGCGCTGATCCGCAGCGAAAAGCCGGCCGGCGACCTGCCCAACGTCTACCAGTACGGCGTGGAATTCCTGGAACTGGCGGCCGCGCAGAAGATGCTGCTGCAATGCTTCATCTACGAGCAGCTGCTGTGGGGCGGCCAGCGCATCGTCTGA
- the cydB gene encoding cytochrome d ubiquinol oxidase subunit II — protein MLLDLVPLWAGILALAVLMYVLLDGFDLGVGMLFGIHPDEAHRNTMIASVAPIWDFNETWLILGGGGMLAAFPLAFTVILPALYFPILIMLLGLLFRGVAFEFREVEGAHRRLWDTGFYLGSFIATFAQGVVLGNFITGFPVEGRQFSGSSWDWVAPFPLLTGVGLIFGYALQGATWLVMKTEGDLQEWARVQSRRCLFGVLAFIVMISIWTPLADARIAARWFSWPNLLIFSPVPVLTALLTWWLWDSLDKRRELAPFFASIGLFFLAYTGLIISLWPFVAPPHITLWDAAAGPKSQGFLLIGTLFLLPITLLYVVWSYYVFRGKVRGDVGYHHP, from the coding sequence ATGCTGCTTGATCTCGTGCCCCTGTGGGCGGGCATCCTGGCCCTGGCCGTGCTGATGTACGTGCTGCTGGACGGCTTCGATCTGGGCGTCGGCATGCTGTTCGGCATCCATCCCGACGAGGCGCACCGCAACACCATGATCGCCTCGGTCGCCCCGATCTGGGATTTCAACGAGACCTGGCTGATCCTCGGTGGCGGGGGCATGCTGGCGGCGTTTCCGCTGGCGTTCACGGTCATCTTGCCGGCGCTGTATTTCCCCATCCTGATCATGCTGCTGGGGCTGCTGTTCCGGGGCGTGGCCTTTGAGTTTCGCGAGGTGGAGGGTGCGCACCGCCGGCTGTGGGACACCGGCTTCTATCTCGGCTCGTTCATCGCGACGTTCGCGCAGGGCGTGGTGCTGGGCAACTTCATCACCGGCTTTCCCGTGGAGGGGCGCCAGTTCTCCGGCTCCAGCTGGGACTGGGTCGCCCCGTTCCCGCTGCTGACCGGCGTCGGCCTGATCTTCGGCTACGCGCTGCAGGGCGCGACCTGGCTGGTGATGAAGACCGAGGGCGACCTGCAGGAATGGGCGCGCGTGCAGTCCCGCCGCTGCCTGTTCGGCGTGCTGGCCTTCATCGTGATGATCAGCATCTGGACGCCGCTGGCCGATGCCCGCATCGCCGCGCGCTGGTTCAGCTGGCCGAACCTGCTGATCTTCTCGCCGGTGCCGGTGCTGACCGCGCTGCTGACGTGGTGGCTGTGGGATTCGCTGGACAAGCGGCGCGAGCTGGCACCGTTCTTTGCCTCGATCGGCCTGTTCTTCCTGGCCTACACGGGGCTCATCATCAGCCTCTGGCCCTTCGTGGCGCCGCCGCACATCACGCTGTGGGATGCCGCGGCCGGGCCCAAGTCGCAGGGCTTCCTGCTGATCGGCACGCTGTTCCTGCTGCCGATCACGCTGCTGTACGTGGTGTGGTCGTACTACGTGTTCCGCGGCAAGGTGCGCGGCGACGTCGGCTACCACCATCCGTAA
- a CDS encoding cytochrome ubiquinol oxidase subunit I — MLAATGPHGTCVLEVSVTLDALLLSRVQFAWVVALHILLPAFTVGLSCFVATLEVRWWITNDDVFRRLSTFWTKIFAVSFGMGVVSGIVMPFQFGTNWSRFSDAASNVIGSLMGYEVITAFFLEAGFLGVLLFGRKLVPQWAHVLAAVMVALGTVLSSFWILAVNSWMQTPVGFEVVDGRYFPTDLLAVIFNPSFPYRLVHTVTAFVVTTGFVVLAVGAYYLRRRRFVDESRIMVRMALFFLAVMVPLQIVVGDLHGLNTLEHQPAKLAAMEGLWETRMHVPASLFAIPDAQAEANRYEIAIPELGSLYLTHTWGGEVKGLKDFPRGDRPPVIIVYFAFRIMVGVAMLMLALVVWGLVLHRRGRLLEADTYLHAATWGAPLGFIAVLAGWTTTEVGRQPWVIYGHLRTAQGVTPSLTAADVGLSLAGYMLCYLVIFGGGLTILLRLARGGPGGHNVEEPEFTPHERPARPLSAAGESDEAGHPPHPHGGPDAA, encoded by the coding sequence ATGCTGGCTGCGACCGGCCCCCACGGGACTTGCGTGCTGGAGGTGTCAGTGACACTCGACGCTCTGCTGTTGTCGCGCGTGCAATTTGCCTGGGTGGTGGCGCTGCATATCCTGCTGCCGGCGTTCACGGTGGGCCTGTCGTGCTTCGTGGCGACGCTCGAGGTGCGCTGGTGGATCACCAACGACGACGTGTTCCGCCGCCTGTCCACGTTCTGGACCAAGATCTTCGCGGTGTCGTTCGGCATGGGCGTGGTGTCGGGCATCGTGATGCCGTTCCAGTTCGGCACCAACTGGAGCCGGTTTTCCGATGCCGCCTCCAACGTGATCGGCTCCCTGATGGGCTACGAGGTGATCACGGCCTTCTTCCTGGAGGCGGGCTTCCTGGGGGTGCTGCTGTTCGGGCGCAAGCTGGTGCCGCAGTGGGCCCACGTGCTGGCGGCGGTGATGGTGGCGCTCGGCACGGTGCTGTCGTCGTTCTGGATCCTGGCGGTCAACAGCTGGATGCAGACGCCGGTGGGGTTCGAGGTCGTCGATGGCCGCTACTTTCCCACCGACCTGCTGGCGGTGATCTTCAATCCCTCGTTTCCGTATCGCCTGGTGCATACCGTGACGGCCTTCGTGGTGACCACGGGCTTCGTCGTGCTGGCCGTGGGCGCGTATTACCTGCGGCGCCGGCGCTTCGTGGACGAGAGCCGCATCATGGTGCGCATGGCGCTGTTCTTCCTGGCGGTGATGGTGCCGCTGCAGATCGTGGTCGGCGACCTGCACGGGCTGAACACGCTGGAGCACCAGCCCGCCAAGCTGGCCGCCATGGAAGGCCTGTGGGAGACGCGCATGCACGTGCCGGCCTCGCTGTTCGCGATTCCCGATGCGCAGGCCGAGGCCAACCGCTACGAGATCGCCATCCCCGAGCTCGGCAGCCTGTACCTGACCCACACCTGGGGCGGCGAGGTCAAGGGCCTGAAAGACTTCCCGCGCGGAGACCGGCCGCCGGTGATCATCGTCTACTTCGCGTTCCGCATCATGGTGGGCGTGGCCATGCTGATGCTGGCCCTGGTGGTGTGGGGGCTGGTTCTGCACCGGCGCGGCAGGCTGCTCGAGGCCGATACCTACCTGCATGCGGCGACCTGGGGCGCGCCGCTGGGCTTCATCGCCGTGCTGGCGGGGTGGACCACCACCGAGGTCGGCCGCCAGCCCTGGGTGATCTACGGGCATTTGCGCACCGCCCAGGGCGTCACGCCCTCGCTGACGGCGGCCGACGTGGGGCTGTCGCTGGCGGGCTACATGCTCTGCTACCTCGTGATCTTCGGCGGCGGGCTGACGATCCTGCTGCGCCTGGCGCGCGGTGGCCCGGGCGGACACAACGTCGAGGAGCCGGAATTCACGCCGCACGAGCGTCCGGCCCGTCCGCTGTCCGCCGCCGGGGAGTCCGACGAGGCGGGCCACCCACCTCACCCGCACGGAGGCCCCGATGCTGCTTGA